One part of the Eleginops maclovinus isolate JMC-PN-2008 ecotype Puerto Natales chromosome 14, JC_Emac_rtc_rv5, whole genome shotgun sequence genome encodes these proteins:
- the znf16l gene encoding zinc finger protein 16-like, producing MSRKRNHSFAETSLSPELHGAFMEPPVSASRADADFLELEPDEELLCSVSDITEHLGRNITVVLETALSEIRKMVSIRIRVLKMELREKSEEIEVLKARLDTVHRDGRDTFSGASTMESADAGFKKQDSSNKNSCADPRRAKAVLPGVKKENIDAICDYLMKDKNSRGCADMDGDQSSQASSDRETRQDPIPHSLHLWPDSGMAGSGPGTGDSESAADDLFSMLPSGSKRMYDYEWIAPMEYSEDIKDMKEPECVNTPTGETEDEEEEEQDESSRRERGGLEQAPAPLSHVPPSEFSMGPQSSPGEGGSPLEGHTDRPVAGQQFPSHTYICSLCGTFCPDSLFLEEHVKLIHADATGAQALQALQSPCSSAPDMGEGGDDSRMGEGVQNEDGDGEGAEAGGGGLKKEIKIDGGYECGDCGRHFNYLGNLRQHQRIHTGEKPFMCPECGERFRHAARLKSHRLVHSGAQSPFPCPQCGKGFSVLSGLKRHQRVHTGESPYACPQCGRRFKELGNLYTHQRIHSGATPYCCQQCGRSFRHLGTYKSHRCTPAQ from the exons ATGAGTCGTAAAAGAAACCATAGTTTCGCTGAAACGAGCCTGTCTCCCGAACTGCACGGCGCCTTCATGGAGCCTCCCGTGTCAGCGAGCCGAGCCGACGCCGATTTCTTGGAGCTGGAGCCCGACGAGGAGCTGCTGTGCTCGGTCAGCGACATCACCGAACACCTCGGCAGAAACATCACCGTGGTGCTGGAGACTGCGCTGTCCGAGATCCGTAAAATGGTCAGCATCAGGATACGAGTGCTAAAAATGGAGCTGCGGGAGAAAAGTGAAGAAATTGAAGTGCTTAAGGCCAGACTAGATACAGTCCATAGGGATGGTAGGGACACTTTCTCCGGTGCTTCCACCATGGAGTCTGCAGATGCTGGCTTCAAGAAACAGGacagcagcaacaaaaacagctgTGCTGACCCCAGGAGAGCCAAAGCTGTGCTGCCCGGTGTGAAGAAGGAGAATATAGATGCTATCTGCGACTATCTCATGAAAGACAAGAACTCGAGGGGGTGTGCAGACATGGACGGAGACCAGAGTAGCCAAGCGAGCAGCGACAGGGAGACTCGCCAGGATCCGATCCCACACTCCCTCCACCTGTGGCCGGACAGCGGCATGGCAGGCTCCGGGCCCGGGACCGGAGACTCAGAGTCCGCCGCGGATGACCTGTTCAGTATGCTCCCCTCTGGCAGCAAACGGATGTATGATTACGAATGGATAGCACCGATGGAGTACTCTGAAGACATCAAAG ACATGAAGGAGCCCGAGTGCGTGAACACCCCGACCGGTGAGACcgaggacgaagaggaggaggagcaagaCGAGTCATcgcggagagagagagggggactGGAGCAGGCTCCGGCCCCCCTGTCTCATGTCCCGCCCTCTGAGTTCTCCATGGGGCCCCAGAGCTCTccaggggagggagggagtccCCTGGAGGGCCACACCGATAGGCCTGTGGCAG GCCAGCAGTTCCCCAGTCACACCTacatctgctctctgtgtggAACCTTCTGCCCGGACTCTTTGTTCCTAGAGGAGCACGTCAAACTGATACACGCAGACGCCACCGGGGCTCAGGCTCTCCAGGCTCTGCAGTCCCCCTGCTCGTCGGCACCCGACATGGGAGAGGGGGGGGATGACTCCAGGATGGGCGAAGGTGTCCAGAACGAGGACGGCGACGGAGAAGGGGCCGAAGCTGGGGggggagggctgaaaaaggaaatcaaaatcGACGGTGGGTACGAGTGCGGGGACTGCGGTCGCCACTTTAACTACCTCGGCAACCTGCGGCAGCACCAGCGGATCCACACTGGGGAGAAGCCCTTCATGTGTCCGGAGTGCGGCGAGAGGTTCCGACACGCGGCGCGCTTAAAGAGCCACAGGCTGGTGCACAGCGGGGCCCAGAGCCCCTTCCCCTGCCCCCAGTGCGGGAAAGGTTTCTCCGTGCTTTCGGGACTCAAGAGACACCAGCGGGTGCACACCGGCGAGAGCCCGTACGCCTGCCCTCAGTGCGGCAGGCGCTTCAAAGAGCTGGGGAACCTGTATACGCACCAGAGGATCCACAGCGGGGCCACGCCCTACTGCTGCCAGCAGTGTGGACGTAGCTTCCGCCACCTGGGGACCTACAAGAGCCACCGCTGCACCCCCGCGCAGTAA